The window CAAAGGGCACTGCGTTACGGTTAATAACAATGCCAACGCTTCCCAGCGCGTCTTCGGCTTGCTTGCCAGTAATGCCATTTTTATTTAAATCAACCAGTATCAGGTGGTTATCGGTTCCACCAGATATGATTCTTAGTCCGTAAGCCTTGAGTTCCTCAGCCAGCAATGAAGCATTTGCCACGACTTTTTGCTGGTACTGGGCAAATTCTGGCTGGAGGGCTTCTTTGAAACATACTGCCTTGGCGGTTACAACGTGTACAAGAGGGCCGCCCTGAATCATCGGGAAGACAGCTGAATCTATTTTCCTGCCCAATTCCTTGCGGCAAAGTATAAAACCGCCCCTTGGTCCCCTGAGGGTTTTATGAGTAGTTGAAGTTACAATATCAGCATAAGGAACCGGTGAAGGATGGACTCCTGCAGCAACCAATCCGGCAATGTGAGCCATGTCTACCATCAGTTTTGCACCAACAGAATCAGCGATGTATCGGAAACGCTCAAAATCTATAAAACGCGGATAGGCGCTTGAGCCGGTAACAATAAGCGCCGGTTGGTGCTCTTTTGTCAGCTTTTCAACTTTTAAATAATCTATACGTTCAGTTTCTCGGTTTAATCCATAAGGGGTGAATTTATAAAATTTCCCGGAAAAATTGAAATTAGCCCCATGAGTGAGATGCCCTCCATGAGCGAGGTCCATACCCAGAACGCGATCGCCATATTTGAGCAATGCAAAATATGCTGCCATATTAGCCTGGGCGCCGGAATGCGGCTGTACATTAGCGTGCTCTGCCCTGAAAAGTTCTTTGGCTCTGTCAATAGCAATATTTTCAATAGTATCCACATTTTCACAGCCGCCGTAATATCGCTTGCCCGGGTAACCTTCAGCGTATTTGTTGGTTAACGGGGAACCCTGGGCTTCTAATACCGCGGCGCTGCAATAGTTTTCAGATGCAATCAAGTTGATAGTGGAGCGCTGACGGTCGTATTCGGCTTGAACAGCCTGGTAAATGTCAGGGTCTTCCGATTCAAGAAAACTCATCGAAATATATTATCCTCCAAATTCTTCGGGAAGTGCCAAGCTCCATTTTACTATTGTATAGATGGCTTAAGCAAGCTACTTGTGCATGAGTAATCGCTATTATTCAATGTCGGGGAGTTTTTGTAACGGGCACTGTCAGTAACAGTCTGGGATGGAGTATTAGTATTCAAGGAGCGCTTGGCTCAATGAGGGGTTAAAGAAAGATGGCCTGAGATCAGAAAAGAGGCAGGCTGTCTTTGACAGCCATACACTGAGGCTTGGATTTTACTGATTTTGCGTTTGGGGCTATGCTCTCAAAAGCAAGTTTATCCATTTCCAATTGTACCGGGAGCGCATATTCGCCGGTAAAACAAGCCAGGCAGAAAAGGTTCTCAGGTAGACCTACAGCTTCTACCAGGCCTTTTAGAGACAAGTAACCGAGAGAGTCAGCGCCAATGAACTCACGTATTTCTTCAACTGACTTTCTTGCTGCCAGGAGTTCCCAACGGGTAGCCATATCAACTCCGAAAAAGCAAGGGTGGCAAATTGGTGGAGCGCAGATACGCATGTGTACCTCTTTGGCACCAGCTTTTTTGAGTAGTTTTACTACCTGTGGAGTAGTGGTGCCGCGGACAATGCTATCATCAACCAGCACTACACGCTTACCTTCAAGCACTGGCTGGAGGGGATTAAATTTCAACTTGACTCCCAAATCCCTCAGTCGTTGAGTAGGTTCGATAAAAGTCCTGCCCATATAACGATTCTTGATCAAGCCGGTTGCCGGAGGTATTCCAGATTTGAGTGAATATCCCGCACCTGCTGGTGTTGCTGACTCTGGCACACCGATGACTATATCTGCATCTACAGGATATTCCTCTGCCAGTTTCTCGCCCATGGCTTGCCTGGTATGATATACCAGTCGATTATTAATAAGGCTGTCAGGTCTGGCGAAATAAATATACTCAAAAATACAAAAGGCTCGTTTATTACCGGGCTCTTTAATGCTTTGTACGCCGTTATCATTGATGGAAACAATTTCGCCCGGCTCGATTTCTCGGATGAACCTTGCACCAATATGGTCAAGAGCGCAAGACTCTGATGCAACAACATAACTCTTGCCGTTTATCTGCCCCAGGCAGAGTGGTCTAACGCCATATGGATCCCGCATGGCGAACAGGGCATCCCTGGTCATGATTGCTAGAGAATAAGCCCCTTGCAGGCGGTGCATAGCGTAGCGCAGTTTTTGCGGCCATTCCTGGTGAGGAGCAGACAGAATAAGATAGCCGATTATTTCTGAATCTGTAGTTGTATTAAAAATATAGCCCTGGCTTTCAAGTTCAAGGCGCAGGGCTCCAGAGTTAGCTATATTACCATTATGAGAGAGGGCAATTTCATTGTATCCATCGTTTATAAGTATTGGTTGGGCATTATGGCGACGGCTGGATCCAGTGGTTGAATAGCGGTTATGGCCTATGGCGATGTGGCCTTTGAGGCGATTTAGAGATTTTTCATCGAATACCTGCGAAACCAGCCCCATGCGGGCATGGACACGGATTTCATGACCGTTCGAAGTGGCTATGCCAGCGCTTTCCTGGCCTCTGTGTTGCAATGCAAACAGACCAAAAAAAGTGATACGGGCAATATCTTCTGTATGTGAATATATTCCGAAGATTCCGCATGCTTCATGCGGGCCTGTATCGATACAGGTGCTTCCGCAGGGGTTTGAGCCAATCACCGAAAGATTATAACTCATCATCATTGGCTGGTCAAAAAAAAATCAAGAGTAATTCGCAGGCATTGCCGCTCTTTTGTAGGCCTTGATACGGAAATAAAGGACTTTAATAAGGTGACCATGATCTTGCCAGCTGCCTAGTTATCAAATATTCGGAATTGGAATGAATACTTAGTAGTGCACTGACCTTTGGGGGCGTGCTTCTTATTCTTATTTGGCTCCAATAATTTGCAATACCCGCAGTGTAGGCTATTTCGGTTTCAGTACCAACTTTCTGGTATCCTGCAGGTAGCCAACCCTTCCCCAACCACAGTAAAGGAAAGCTGCGGCTGGGTTCCTATATTTTCACTAAGCATATACATTAACCTGATACTCTAAGTGTTTCGTTTCTCCATTGGATTTGCCGATGAAAACAAAAATCCCCTTTTTAAAAAGGGGATTAAAACAGAATAAAATTGGTGGAGACGGGGGAGAGTCGAACTCTACTTGAAACAACAAACATGCAATTGTTAAAGTTTTATTGTAGATGAATGGTGAAAAACATCGACAATCGAATTATTGATAATATTATCGTTGCCAGATACTAGTTTCAGATTTAGCATTATATCATTTCACCTCTGCCACAAGTAATCGATTTGATAAGCCTTAAGTACCCACTGTGGAACGGTGTATTTTTCTTTATACCTAGATATTAACAATGTTGCCAGAGTATCATGCAATACAGCTTGTGCGGCGATTGCATCACCTGCTAGTCTACGCAACTCGTTAATGCTAGATTCAAGCCAACCTTGTCCCAATCCTATACCACGGTCTCTGTCAAACTTGATAGAAGTTGGCATCCATATTTCATTTTTACCTCTCGTTGTTGTAGGAAATGCCAACATATGATGTTTAAACTTATTAAACATACGAACCCAACCGCGATTCTGTTCTTCCCGTCTCTTAGCGATCCTGAGCCAGCCTTCAAGTTTGTATGGCATGCTCTGTTTTATATTATCCACCATTTTTTTAGAGAATCCAGAAGCGAACAACTCATCAGTTGTTGGTATATGGCATAGTGCCCTAAAGCTATCCTCGTTTAGACTTTCGAGCAGTGAAACTGCCCGCTCCTCCTTATAATCTCCCTGTCCAACTTTAATCTTATCCAGTAGAAGGAAAAGGCAAAACTCAGCATTCCCAGGTTGCCATTTCTCTAAGGTAAAGAGCCAACCTAATAAATCTTCGGTAGATGTCATGAACTCTTCGTAAGCTTTTACAACCAAGAAATCTACTACTCGCTGATTCACATTGAGGGGTTGCTTTAGCACTAATTGAGTTGAATAAGCACGCTCGGCTGTGCTGAAGTACACAGCATTTCGTAAGACAGAAGCATCCTCTAAAGGATTACCTGAATCTGGGTATAATATTCCTTGCTTGCCACTCATACTAGTTGTTTTGACATAAGCCTACGCTGATAGATATAAAAACTACTCTGCATTCAGAGCATCCAATAAGTTCTCAATCTGCCTAATCTCGCTTACATTCAAACAGTAGAGTTTGTAAATGAAATTGTTTATTTCTTTTTTTAACTTCACTATGTAAGCTTCTAATACTTTTGTCTTTTCTCCAAGAATGTCTGTGTCACTTTTTTTAACAGATTCAAGCTCCTTTTTCTTGATGGCAACTTGTTTCGATAACTTTAAAAGCTCTCTAGTTATCGCTTTATCCATGTTTTTTGGAAAGGGAAAATGTAGTAAGACTTCTTTGTCCACTTGAAGCTGATTTCCTTGTCTCTTTTGCTGGTATAAATAGAAGTGAGCAACATTACTGTTTAATATAGCAGTAAGAACATGTGGTGATAGGTGTTTTGCTTCTGTCAATCTTATAATTAAAACTGCTTGGTCGCCATACCAAGATTCAGACACTACTACGAATTTTGGGTATTTAGTTTTTCTAACGCATACGATTTTTTTAGTATCTTCAAACCATTCTGGTTGTCTGGCACGATGGATTCCGTAAGGTTTACGATCTGAGGTAATGACTGGTAGATACTTATCAAGATGTGCTCTTATATTCGGATATTTCTCTGGATTAGATTCAATATCTTTTGACGTTTCTAAGGTTGTATATATCAAGTAATGGTTGGTTTCAGGATTGTAATAAAAAGCGTCTAGCCCTTCAGCATAGTGGAATGGACGCATAAGAGCTTTCTCGCCCTCAGTTAATTTGAATTTATTTAGCTCAATTCTGCTTAAAACAAAAATGCCATCGCCCGCTTTGTGGATTGCAGGATTTTCAAGTTGTGAAATTACCTTATCTCTTAAAAAAGGTTGATGAACATCTGCTCCAACCTGTATTTCGCTGTTTGCAAGATTCCAGCTATTATTAGATAACTTGGCCAATATGTCAGAGCTAATATTACCGATAATATACACCTTGTCAGTTTTAGCATTATATAACTGAGATGTCTCGATCGCTTTCACTACAAAAAGCGTTTGCTCCTGAATCTCGGAAGCGAGCGCTTTGGTAATTTCCTGCTCACTAACATTGGGATCTTTTAGTTGTAGTATGGTTGAATGAGCATCTTTTGAATCGGCTTTTTTCAGAACCATAATCATGTTGTGTTGTCCTGGAGCATCTTGAAATACTTTATATTCGTTGAAATCAACTAACGTTAACGGGGTGGTCTCGTTAAACACTTTTTTACGTAGTTTTGAAGCATGAGTGCGAGATATCCAATACTGCTGGATAATGAATCCAAGATAGCTATCGGGCTTGAGTAAATCAATGCCAAGCTCAATGAAATAATAAAAAATATCCATTTTAGATTCATAATATTTGTTTCCGAATGGAGTAACTTTCAATTGCCTGAAAATCTCTTTGTTGTCTCTTAGCTCCATCACATACGGAGGATTGCCAATGACAATATCAAACCCACCCGAATTCATGATATCAGCAAACTCGTATTCCCAATTGAACGGCTTTAAAGCGTTATAATTTTCCCCAAGTGATGTTTCAAGTTCTTCATCATTGCCAAATATTAAGGAGTTGCCGTAGCGGATATTGTTTTCAAGCGATGGCAATAGAGCTCTTTGAGCTAGTGCTCTGATTAGCAGGTTAAGACGAGCAATCTCAACTGCTTGTGGATCTAGGTCTACTCCAAATATGTTACGAGTGAGAATTTCTATCCTTTCCTGCCAGCTAAGTTCAGCTACTGGCTTACTTTTAACTTTTGCGTGATACATTAAAAGCTCGTCATAAGCCCTGATAAGAAAAGAACCAGAACCGCACGCAGGATCTACTATCTTCATATTCAAGATTTCATTATGCGTGTGCTCTTCAAAGAACCGGTTAATCGTCTGTCTCACGACGTAGTCAGTAACCCATTTAGGAGTATAATAAATGCCGCCTTTCTTCCGTTTTTCTTTCTTAGCCGTTATTTCAATCTGCGCTTCTGTTTTAGGGAAAAAGGATTGCTGAACTTTCATCTTAGGTTTGACTTGTTTAGCTACATATCCTAGATATTGCTCATATACCTGCCCTAATACATCAGGTTCAATAATATCGAAGTGATATTGCGCATAATCACCAGGTACTTCATATAGACCTTTGATGACTTCAGCAAGAAGATAGTCGTTGATCCAAACATGCTGCCAAGGGTCTATTGTTTGCGGAAAGAGTTCACTATCAAAAGTTTGAGCAAATTCTTGAAATACTTCTTTAACTCTTCCCAATAAGTCTTTTTTATCAGATTCCCATTGATGTAATGCAGATAAAAGTGGATGATTGCTTGCTAATCCTCTGTCTTCGGCAGTACGGATAAAGATTAGTCGACTGAATAGCTTTTGAATCAACTGGTCAGTCTGGTCTAGAGTTATCCCTTTATCTTTATTAAACCCGTACACTTCATTAAAGAGTTCGCTGCGCCATTTTGTCATTTGTCCATAGAGTTTCTTTTCTATAGGTATTCGGCGTGCTAACTTCCCGTATTTC of the Dehalococcoidales bacterium genome contains:
- a CDS encoding N-6 DNA methylase; this encodes MLKSEKQQIEDLIQKYQVLTSKEKNTYNEANTLNSFIRPLFEALGWDFANISEVEAEKLIFKGRVDYLFKIKQVSKFCVEVKSLRHELTDADREQAISYAYNKRITWAILTNFVKLQVFNAEIKTPDLKTILFLNLSCQDYISEYEDLLLVSKESATSNDLDKKAEKYGKLARRIPIEKKLYGQMTKWRSELFNEVYGFNKDKGITLDQTDQLIQKLFSRLIFIRTAEDRGLASNHPLLSALHQWESDKKDLLGRVKEVFQEFAQTFDSELFPQTIDPWQHVWINDYLLAEVIKGLYEVPGDYAQYHFDIIEPDVLGQVYEQYLGYVAKQVKPKMKVQQSFFPKTEAQIEITAKKEKRKKGGIYYTPKWVTDYVVRQTINRFFEEHTHNEILNMKIVDPACGSGSFLIRAYDELLMYHAKVKSKPVAELSWQERIEILTRNIFGVDLDPQAVEIARLNLLIRALAQRALLPSLENNIRYGNSLIFGNDEELETSLGENYNALKPFNWEYEFADIMNSGGFDIVIGNPPYVMELRDNKEIFRQLKVTPFGNKYYESKMDIFYYFIELGIDLLKPDSYLGFIIQQYWISRTHASKLRKKVFNETTPLTLVDFNEYKVFQDAPGQHNMIMVLKKADSKDAHSTILQLKDPNVSEQEITKALASEIQEQTLFVVKAIETSQLYNAKTDKVYIIGNISSDILAKLSNNSWNLANSEIQVGADVHQPFLRDKVISQLENPAIHKAGDGIFVLSRIELNKFKLTEGEKALMRPFHYAEGLDAFYYNPETNHYLIYTTLETSKDIESNPEKYPNIRAHLDKYLPVITSDRKPYGIHRARQPEWFEDTKKIVCVRKTKYPKFVVVSESWYGDQAVLIIRLTEAKHLSPHVLTAILNSNVAHFYLYQQKRQGNQLQVDKEVLLHFPFPKNMDKAITRELLKLSKQVAIKKKELESVKKSDTDILGEKTKVLEAYIVKLKKEINNFIYKLYCLNVSEIRQIENLLDALNAE
- the purF gene encoding amidophosphoribosyltransferase — protein: MIGSNPCGSTCIDTGPHEACGIFGIYSHTEDIARITFFGLFALQHRGQESAGIATSNGHEIRVHARMGLVSQVFDEKSLNRLKGHIAIGHNRYSTTGSSRRHNAQPILINDGYNEIALSHNGNIANSGALRLELESQGYIFNTTTDSEIIGYLILSAPHQEWPQKLRYAMHRLQGAYSLAIMTRDALFAMRDPYGVRPLCLGQINGKSYVVASESCALDHIGARFIREIEPGEIVSINDNGVQSIKEPGNKRAFCIFEYIYFARPDSLINNRLVYHTRQAMGEKLAEEYPVDADIVIGVPESATPAGAGYSLKSGIPPATGLIKNRYMGRTFIEPTQRLRDLGVKLKFNPLQPVLEGKRVVLVDDSIVRGTTTPQVVKLLKKAGAKEVHMRICAPPICHPCFFGVDMATRWELLAARKSVEEIREFIGADSLGYLSLKGLVEAVGLPENLFCLACFTGEYALPVQLEMDKLAFESIAPNAKSVKSKPQCMAVKDSLPLF
- a CDS encoding serine hydroxymethyltransferase, with amino-acid sequence MSFLESEDPDIYQAVQAEYDRQRSTINLIASENYCSAAVLEAQGSPLTNKYAEGYPGKRYYGGCENVDTIENIAIDRAKELFRAEHANVQPHSGAQANMAAYFALLKYGDRVLGMDLAHGGHLTHGANFNFSGKFYKFTPYGLNRETERIDYLKVEKLTKEHQPALIVTGSSAYPRFIDFERFRYIADSVGAKLMVDMAHIAGLVAAGVHPSPVPYADIVTSTTHKTLRGPRGGFILCRKELGRKIDSAVFPMIQGGPLVHVVTAKAVCFKEALQPEFAQYQQKVVANASLLAEELKAYGLRIISGGTDNHLILVDLNKNGITGKQAEDALGSVGIVINRNAVPFDEIHPPAIAGGMRLGTPSVTSRGFGPDEIKEIARVIAGIILNIDDQQLKDNARESVKNICSRFSVPGIDV